The proteins below are encoded in one region of Helianthus annuus cultivar XRQ/B chromosome 2, HanXRQr2.0-SUNRISE, whole genome shotgun sequence:
- the LOC110899282 gene encoding uncharacterized protein LOC110899282 — protein MELSKRNVNVGSAICSLCSEGEESCDHLLNECAFAAHIWSAVSSWCKVSPIYAFSVPELLNVYKNVNLPKIESNIFYGIILTTCWIIWKTRNECVFSSGILNVTKAVEEIKSCSFLWIKNRSPCKDLVWAEWTKCPL, from the coding sequence ATGGAATTAAGTAAAAGAAACGTCAACGTCGGGTCGGCGATTTGTTCTCTTTGTTCTGAAGGTGAAGAATCATGTGATCATTTGCTGAATGAGTGTGCATTTGCTGCTCATATTTGGTCAGCAGTCTCTTCTTGGTGCAAGGTCTCCCCCATATACGCGTTTTCGGTCCCTGAGCTTCTTAATGTTTACAAGAATGTCAATCTGCCAAAAATCGAAAGCAACATCTTTTATGGTATAATTCTCACGACTTGCTGGATTATATGGAAGACGAGGAACGAGTGTGTTTTTTCTTCCGGAATATTGAACGTTACCAAAGCGGTGGAAGAAATAAAATCGTGTAGCTTCCTTTGGATTAAGAATAGATCACCGTGTAAGGATTTAGTTTGGGCGGAGTGGACTAAATGCCCGTTGTAA
- the LOC110926207 gene encoding NADPH-dependent aldehyde reductase-like protein, chloroplastic encodes MAAETTTLHDRLAIVTGGSRGIGKAISLHLASLGAKLIINYNSNSTQADLTVSEINTKFPSRAVAVKADVSDPVQVKSLFDAAESAFGSPLYIFVNAAGILDSSYSSIPNSSLEEFDRTFAVNTRGAYLCCKEAANRLKQGGGGRIICLTSSMAVALRPGYGAYAASKAAVEAMVKILAKELKGTRITANCVAPGPIATEMFFEGKSEEMVNRVVEENPLSRLGVPEDVAPLVGFLVSDAGEWVNGQIVRVNGGYI; translated from the exons ATGGCTGCCGAAACCACCACCCTCCACGACCGGCTAGCAATCGTAACCGGCGGATCCCGCGGTATCGGGAAAGCCATCTCCCTGCATCTCGCATCTCTCGGGGCAAAACTCATAATCAACTACAACTCTAACTCTACACAGGCAGATCTAACAGTCTCGGAAATCAATACCAAATTCCCATCACGGGCTGTTGCTGTCAAAGCTGATGTGTCTGACCCAGTTCAAGTGAAAAGTCTATTTGATGCAGCGGAATCTGCCTTTGGTTCCCCTCTGTACATCTTTGTTAATGCTGCTGGAATCTTGGATTCCTCCTACTCGTCAATACCGAATTCCTCGCTTGAGGAATTCGATCGGACGTTTGCGGTGAATACCAGAGGGGCTTACTTGTGCTGCAAGGAAGCTGCGAACCGGCTGAAACAAGGAG GTGGAGGGAGGATTATATGTCTGACGTCATCAATGGCGGTGGCTTTGAGACCAGGATACGGGGCGTATGCAGCGTCTAAAGCGGCAGTTGAAGCTATGGTGAAGATTCTTGCAAAGGAGCTCAAGGGAACGAGAATCACGGCGAACTGTGTAGCTCCGGGGCCAATTGCGACAGAAATGTTTTTCGAAGGGAAAAGTGAGGAGATGGTGAATAGGGTAGTGGAGGAAAACCCGTTGAGTAGGTTGGGGGTGCCGGAGGATGTTGCTCCGTTGGTCGGGTTCTTGGTTAGTGACGCCGGAGAGTGGGTTAACGGTCAGATTGTTCGGGTCAATGGTGGTTATATATGA